A genomic segment from Corylus avellana chromosome ca5, CavTom2PMs-1.0 encodes:
- the LOC132181007 gene encoding cullin-3A-like produces MSAPKKKNFQIEAFKHRVVVDPKYPEKTWKILEHAIHEIYNHNASGLSFEELYRNAYNMVLHKFGEKLYSGLVATMTSHLSEISKSIEAAQGELFLEELNRKWADHNKALQMIRDILMYMDRTFIPSTHKTPVHELGLNLWRDVVIHSSKTQTRLRDTLLELVHRERNGEVINRGLMRNIIKMLMDLGSTVYQEDFEHHFLEVSADFYRLESQQFIECCDCGDYLKKAERRLNEEMERVSHYLDTRSLDKITNVVEKEMIESHMQRLVHMENSGIVNMLVNDKYEDLGRMYNLFRRVPTGLSIVRDVMTSYIRDTGKQLVTDPERLRDPVDFVQRLLDLKDKYDKIISLAFGNDKTFQNALNSSFEYFINLNTRSPEFISLFVDDKLRKGLRGVSEEDVEVVLDKVMMLFRYLQEKDVFEKYYKQHLAKRLLAGKTVSDDAERSLIVKLKTECGYQFTSKLEGMFTDMKTSQDTMQGFYASNGPDLVGDSPTLAVQVLTTGSWPTQPSATCNLPAEILGVCEKFRSYYLGTHTGRRLSWQTNMGTADLKATFGKGQKHELNVSTYQMCVLMLFNNADRMTYKEIEQATEIPASDLKRCLQSLACVKGKNVLRKEPMSKDIAEDDAFFFNEKFTSKLYKVKIGTVVAQRESEPENQETRQRVEEDRKPQIEAAIVRIMKSRRMLDHNNIIAEVTKQLQARFLPNPVIIKKRIESLIEREFLERDKNDRKMYRYLA; encoded by the exons ATGAGCGCTCCGAAGAAGAAGAACTTCCAGATAGAGGCGTTCAAGCACCGGGTCGTGGTGGATCCCAAGTACCCAGAGAAGACGTGGAAGATTCTGGAGCATGCGATCCACGAGATTTACAATCATAATGCTAGCGGGCTCAGCTTCGAAGAGCTTTATAG GAATGCTTACAACATGGTGCTGcacaaatttggagaaaaactctaCTCTGGACTTGTGGCAACTATGACTTCGCATCTAAGTGAAATATCTAAATCGATTGAAGCTGCACAGGGGGAGTTATTTTTGGAAGAGCTGAACAGGAAATGGGCAGATCATAACAAGGCATTGCAAATGATCCGAGATATATTGATGTACATGGATAGGACTTTCATCCCAAGCACACACAAAACCCCAGTTCATGAGCTTGGGTTGAATTTGTGGAGAGATGTTGTTATCCACTCCAGCAAAACCCAGACTAGGCTTCGGGATACACTTCTTGAGCTTGTGCATAGAGAAAGGAATGGAGAAGTTATAAATAGGGGTTTGATGAGGAATATTATAAAGATGCTAATGGATTTAGGTTCTACTGTTTACCAAGAAGACTTTGAGCACCATTTTCTTGAAGTTTCAGCTGATTTTTACCGTCTTGAGTCTCAACAATTTATTGAGTGTTGTGATTGTGGGGATTATCTAAAAAAGGCTGAGAGACGTCTAAATGAAGAAATGGAGAGAGTGTCCCATTATTTGGACACAAGAAGTTTAGACAAGATAACTAATGTGGTCGAGAAGGAGATGATTGAAAGTCACATGCAGAGACTTGTCCATATGGAGAACTCGGGCATAGTTAATATGCTTGTGAATGACAAATATGAGGACTTGGGAAGGATGTATAACTTGTTTCGCAGAGTGCCCACAGGACTCTCAATAGTTAGGGATGTCATGACTTCATACATTCGGGATACTGGTAAGCAACTAGTTACTGATCCAGAAAGGTTGAGGGATCCTGTAGACTTTGTGCAGCGGCTCCTggatttaaaagataaatatgaCAAAATCATCAGTTTGGCATTTGGCAATGACAAAACATTCCAGAATGCTTTGAATTCCTCTTTTGAGTACTTCATTAATTTGAACACTCGGTCTCCAGAATTTATCTCTTTGTTTGTGGATGACAAGCTACGTAAAGGACTCAGAGGAGTTAGTGAGGAGGATGTGGAGGTTGTACTGGACAAGGTCATGATGCTTTTCCGTTACCTCCAAGAGAAAGATGTATTTGAGAAGTATTACAAGCAACATTTGGCCAAGAGGCTTCTTGCAGGGAAAACTGTCTCTGATGATGCAGAAAGAAGTTTGATTGTTAAGCTTAAAACAGAATGTGGATATCAGTTTACATCTAAACTGGAAGGTATGTTCACTGATATGAAGACCTCTCAGGATACAATGCAGGGCTTCTATGCGAGCAATGGCCCCGATTTAGTAGGGGATAGCCCTACTTTAGCTGTCCAAGTGCTCACTACAGGTTCGTGGCCAACTCAACCAAGTGCTACATGCAACCTTCCAGCAGAAATCCTAGGGGTATGTGAGAAGTTCAGGAGTTATTATCTTGGGACTCATACTGGGCGTAGGCTGTCTTGGCAAACAAATATGGGCACCGCTGATTTGAAAGCAACCTTTGGGAAGGGCCAGAAGCATGAGCTGAATGTTTCCACCTACCAGATGTGTGTACTGATGCTTTTCAATAATGCCGATCGCATGACTTATAAAGAGATTGAACAAGCCACGGAGATACCTGCCTCAGACTTGAAGAGATGTCTACAGTCTCTGGCCTGTGTCAAGGGGAAGAATGTTCTGCGGAAGGAGCCTATGAGCAAGGACATAGCGGAGGATGATGCCTTTTTCTTTAACGAAAAGTTCACAAGCAAGCTCTACAAGGTAAAAATAGGTACTGTTGTTGCACAGAGGGAGTCTGAACCTGAAAATCAAGAAACCCGGCAGAGAGTAGAGGAAGATAGGAAGCCTCAGATTGAGGCAGCGATTGTGAGGATCATGAAGTCAAGGCGGATGCTAGATCATAATAACATTATTGCTGAAGTCACGAAGCAGCTGCAGGCGCGGTTCTTACCCAACCCTGTTATTATCAAAAAACGAATTGAATCCCTCATTGAGAGAGAGTTTTTGGAGAGGGATAAAAATGATAGGAAAATGTATCGGTACCTTGCTTGA
- the LOC132182962 gene encoding small ribosomal subunit protein uS4y gives MVHVSFYRNYGKTFKKPRRPYEKERLDHELRLVGEYGLRCKRELWRVQYALSRIRNAARELLTLDEKNPRRIFEGEALLRRMNRYGLLDESQNKLDYVLALTVENFLERRLQTLVFKSGMAKSIHHARVLIRQRHIRVGRQVVNIASFMVRVDSQKHIDFSLTSPFGGGRPGRVKRKNQKAAAKKAGGGDGDEEDEE, from the exons ATGGTCCACGTCAGTTTCTACCGCAACT ATGGGAAGACATTCAAAAAGCCTCGTCGTCCATATGAGAAGGAGCGATTGGACCACGAGCTGAGGCTTGTGGGAGAGTATGGGCTCCGATGTAAGAGGGAGTTGTGGAGGGTTCAATATGCTTTGAGCCGCATCCGTAATGCTGCCAGGGAACTTCTCACTTTGGATGAGAAGAATCCTCGCAGGATTTTTGAGGGTGAGGCCCTTCTGCGAAGAATGAATAGGTATGGGCTTTTGGATGAGAGCCAAAACAAGCTTGATTACGTCCTTGCTCTGACTGTGGAGAACTTCCTTGAGCGCCGGCTGCAAACCCTTGTGTTCAAGTCGGGTATGGCCAAGTCGATTCATCATGCTCGTGTGCTTATTAGACAGAGGCATATCAG GGTTGGGAGGCAGGTGGTTAACATAGCATCTTTCATGGTGAGAGTTGATTCTCAGAAGCATATTGACTTCTCTCTCACTAGTCCCTTCGGAGGTGGACGCCCTGGTAGAGTGAAGCGAAAGAACCAGAAGGCAGCTGCCAAGAAGGCTGGCGGTGGGGATGGagatgaggaagatgaagaatgA
- the LOC132180922 gene encoding uncharacterized protein LOC132180922 produces the protein MTVKPANESQEQGSYSVSELQKPKKELSSPGLGVESGDLAGKVSKDEWKLEETEESPKSVGKWGKYVHSQILRIREEDSHLGEDFSLGVKENGHLSVLHHHHHHHHHHHHDHVDAPMDVVIFSKPILPNSPLSRSRKTTTVDALH, from the coding sequence ATGACGGTGAAGCCCGCGAACGAGTCGCAAGAACAAGGCTCTTACTCCGTTTCTGAGCTTCAGAAACCCAAGAAGGAGCTCTCGTCGCCGGGGCTGGGCGTGGAGTCCGGTGATCTTGCCGGAAAGGTCTCGAAGGATGAATGGAAGTTGGAGGAGACGGAGGAGTCGCCGAAGTCGGTGGGTAAATGGGGAAAGTACGTGCACAGCCAGATCCTGAGGATCAGGGAGGAGGACTCACACCTCGGCGAGGATTTCAGTCTCGGCGTCAAAGAGAACGGCCATCTTTCtgttcttcatcatcatcatcatcatcatcatcatcatcatcacgaTCACGTGGATGCGCCGATGGACGTTGTGATATTCTCGAAGCCGATCTTGCCGAACTCGCCTCTCAGCCGGAGCCGGAAGACCACCACCGTCGATGCGTTACATTGA
- the LOC132180921 gene encoding tubulin alpha chain-like yields the protein MRECISIHIGQAGIQVGNACWELYCLEHGIQPDGQMPSDKTVGGGDDAFNTFFSETGAGKHVPRAVFLDLEPTVIDEVRTGTYRQLFHPEQLISGKEDAANNFARGHYTIGKEIVDLCLDRIRKLADNCTGLQGFLVFHAVGGGTGSGLGSLLLERLSVDYGKKSKLGFTVYPSPQVSTSVVEPYNSVLSTHSLLEHTDVSVLLDNEAIYDICRKSLDIERPTYTNLNRLVSQVISSLTASLRFDGALNVDVTEFQTNLVPYPRIHFMLSSYAPVISAEKAYHEQLSVAEITNSAFEPSSMMAKCDPRHGKYMACCLMYRGDVVPKDVNAAVATIKTKRTIQFVDWCPTGFKCGINYQAPTVVPGGDLAKVQRAVCMISNSTSVAEVFSRIDHKFDLMYAKRAFVHWYVGEGMEEGEFSEAREDLAALEKDYEEVGAESAEGEDDEGDEY from the exons ATGAGAGAGTGCATCTCAATCCACATCGGACAGGCTGGTATCCAAGTGGGAAACGCCTGTTGGGAGCTCTACTGCCTTGAACATGGAATTCAG cctGATGGACAAATGCCAAGCGACAAAACTGTCGGTGGCGGAGACGACGCCTTCAACACGTTTTTCAGTGAGACCGGGGCCGGAAAGCACGTCCCACGCGCCGTGTTCTTGGATCTGGAACCGACCGTCATCGACGAGGTCAGGACCGGGACCTACCGCCAACTTTTCCACCCCGAACAACTCATCAGCGGCAAAGAAGACGCAGCAAACAACTTTGCAAGAGGCCACTATACAA TTGGGAAAGAGATAGTGGATCTGTGCCTTGACAGGATCAGGAAGCTTGCTGATAACTGCACTGGGCTTCAGGGGTTTCTGGTATTCCATGCGGTGGGTGGAGGGACAGGATCTGGGCTTGGATCTCTGCTTCTGGAGAGGCTTTCTGTGGACTACGGAAAGAAATCCAAGCTCGGATTTACCGTCTACCCCTCCCCCCAGGTCTCCACCTCCGTCGTCGAGCCTTATAACAGTGTGTTGTCCACCCACTCCCTTCTGGAGCACACCGACGTGTCGGTGCTACTCGACAACGAAGCGATCTACGACATCTGCCGCAAATCGCTTGACATTGAGAGACCCACTTACACCAATCTCAACAGGCTCGTCTCCCAG GTGATTTCATCACTGACTGCATCTCTGCGTTTCGATGGTGCTCTGAACGTGGACGTGACAGAGTTTCAGACCAATTTGGTCCCGTACCCGAGAATTCACTTCATGCTCTCGTCGTATGCCCCGGTTATCTCCGCCGAGAAGGCCTACCACGAGCAACTCTCGGTTGCTGAGATCACAAACAGCGCTTTCGAGCCGTCGTCCATGATGGCAAAATGCGACCCACGACACGGGAAGTACATGGCATGCTGTCTGATGTACAGGGGGGACGTGGTGCCCAAGGACGTGAACGCGGCGGTGGCTACCATCAAGACGAAGAGGACCATTCAGTTTGTGGACTGGTGCCCCACTGGGTTCAAGTGCGGGATCAACTACCAGGCTCCGACTGTGGTTCCAGGGGGTGACTTGGCCAAGGTTCAGCGGGCTGTGTGCATGATCTCCAACTCGACGAGTGTGGCGGAGGTGTTTTCTAGAATTGATCATAAGTTTGATTTGATGTACGCGAAGAGGGCTTTTGTGCATTGGTATGTTGGTGAGGGTATGGAGGAAGGTGAGTTCTCCGAAGCTAGGGAGGATTTGGCTGCCCTGGAGAAGGACTACGAAGAAGTTGGGGCGGAGTCCGCTGAAGGGGAGGATGATGAAGGCGATGAGTATTAG